One genomic segment of Humidesulfovibrio mexicanus includes these proteins:
- a CDS encoding sensor domain-containing diguanylate cyclase, producing MSQMALPRKRPVLLLVSLFLALGFLGTTLVSYHVSRQAIRDSILTQELPLTSDNVYSEILKDLVRPVFVASMMASDTFLRDWTLDGERDQTRLTRYLREVMGRYGAFTAFFVSDKSGNYYHPSGVLKRVNSLENRDAWYYRVRAMKEPYEINVDPDMANRDLLTIFINYRVLDYKGEFLGAAGVGLTVEAVRSAIGLYQARFDRRISFVDPQGRILLAGDKAAYPDSNIHFVEGLRELAPALLSQKSGSYEYVRDGATHLLNVRYIPELKWFLFVEKTEDSALEGIRRTLYVNLAVCALVTLLVVWITGVAITRYQRRVEEMATTDKLTGLLNRQALDVLFQQSLSLAKRSGDPLCVVLADLDHFKDINDRHGHMAGDQALRRTAALLRQTLRASDVISRWGGEEFLMVFKGCDRDAAAALAEKLRVSLERDPELAIVAPEGVTLSLGVAQYAPGESVESLVGRADAALYQAKQQGRNRVVLA from the coding sequence ATGTCCCAAATGGCCCTGCCACGCAAACGCCCCGTGCTGCTCCTTGTCTCGCTGTTCCTGGCGCTCGGCTTCCTGGGCACCACGCTTGTGAGCTACCACGTCTCGCGGCAGGCCATCCGCGACTCCATACTCACCCAGGAACTGCCGCTGACCTCGGACAACGTGTATTCCGAGATCCTGAAGGATCTGGTGCGGCCGGTGTTCGTGGCCTCCATGATGGCCAGCGACACCTTCCTGCGCGACTGGACCCTGGACGGCGAACGGGACCAGACCCGCCTTACGCGCTACCTGCGCGAGGTCATGGGCAGGTACGGGGCTTTCACGGCCTTCTTCGTGTCCGACAAGAGCGGCAACTACTACCACCCCTCCGGCGTGCTCAAGCGGGTGAACTCCCTTGAGAACCGCGACGCCTGGTACTACCGCGTGCGGGCCATGAAGGAGCCCTACGAGATCAACGTGGACCCGGACATGGCCAACCGGGACCTGTTGACCATCTTCATCAACTACCGCGTGCTGGACTACAAGGGCGAATTCCTCGGCGCCGCCGGGGTGGGACTTACCGTGGAGGCCGTGCGTTCCGCCATCGGCCTGTACCAGGCCCGTTTCGACCGCCGCATCTCTTTCGTGGATCCGCAGGGGCGCATCCTGCTGGCGGGCGACAAGGCCGCCTATCCGGACAGCAACATCCACTTCGTGGAAGGCCTGCGCGAGCTGGCTCCCGCGCTGTTGAGCCAGAAGAGCGGCTCCTACGAATACGTTCGCGACGGGGCCACACACCTGCTCAATGTGCGCTACATTCCGGAACTCAAATGGTTCCTGTTCGTCGAAAAGACGGAAGACTCGGCGTTGGAAGGCATCCGGCGCACCCTGTACGTGAACTTGGCGGTGTGCGCCCTGGTCACCCTGCTCGTGGTCTGGATCACCGGGGTGGCCATTACCCGCTACCAGCGGCGCGTGGAGGAAATGGCCACAACGGACAAGCTCACCGGCCTTTTGAACCGGCAGGCCCTGGATGTCCTCTTTCAGCAGTCCCTGAGCCTCGCCAAACGCTCGGGCGACCCCCTGTGCGTGGTCCTGGCCGACCTCGACCACTTCAAGGACATCAACGACCGCCACGGCCACATGGCCGGAGACCAGGCGCTCCGCCGCACGGCGGCCCTGCTGCGGCAAACCCTGCGCGCCTCCGATGTGATCAGCCGCTGGGGTGGCGAAGAATTTCTGATGGTATTCAAGGGCTGCGACCGTGATGCGGCCGCCGCCCTGGCCGAAAAGCTGCGCGTCAGCCTTGAGCGCGACCCCGAACTGGCCATAGTGGCCCCGGAGGGCGTCACCCTGAGCTTGGGCGTGGCCCAATACGCGCCGGGAGAGAGCGTGGAAAGCCTTGTGGGCCGCGCCGATGCAGCCCTGTACCAGGCCAAGCAGCAAGGCCGCAACCGGGTGGTTTTGGCCTAG
- the pabB gene encoding aminodeoxychorismate synthase component I, whose amino-acid sequence MALVQWAEAQSLAGRWVVLALAYEAAPAFDAALCVHSSMNGLPLAWAAYHAAPLAWSELAQEHAAFQAGPWRALVPPRRYAERFARLREWIAEGETYQVNYTLPFEARMGGSGLGWFVELARAQAGGFCAWLDLGRFEILSLSPELFFRLDGEGGVLARPMKGTAPRGRSEAEDRRLREGLFACPKNRAENVMIVDLLRSDLGRVAEPGSVRAPRLFHVEEYPTLFQMTSDVRARLKPDAGLAEVLRALFPCGSITGAPKIRATELIRELEPQPRGLYCGAIGLLEPSPAGRVRGCFSVPIRTIQLDRESSLARLGVGGGVTYDSNAAGEYAECLTKLRFALEPQAEFELLESLLLRNGCYPLLEWHLERLARSAGHFGFVYDGAAVRRALAELARRHPRGRLKARLLLPRDGALRFEAAPLSGGRSRVRLGFAPRPVDESDELLAHKTTRRDLFEAALASRPDCDDVLLVNRRGEVTESTRASLVLLLDGELATPPLRCGLLPGVFRERLLARGIARERTLTPDDVRRATRAWLVNSVRWWMACELAGGVG is encoded by the coding sequence GTGGCACTTGTACAGTGGGCCGAGGCCCAGAGCCTCGCCGGGCGCTGGGTGGTCCTCGCCCTGGCTTACGAGGCTGCGCCCGCCTTCGATGCCGCCCTGTGCGTCCACAGCTCCATGAACGGATTGCCTTTGGCCTGGGCGGCCTACCATGCCGCCCCGCTGGCCTGGTCCGAGCTTGCGCAGGAGCACGCGGCCTTTCAGGCAGGCCCTTGGCGCGCCCTGGTCCCGCCCCGGCGCTATGCCGAGCGTTTCGCCCGCTTGCGTGAATGGATAGCAGAGGGCGAGACCTATCAGGTGAACTACACGCTGCCCTTCGAGGCCCGCATGGGCGGCAGCGGCCTGGGTTGGTTCGTGGAGCTGGCCCGCGCCCAGGCTGGCGGGTTTTGCGCTTGGCTGGACCTGGGGCGTTTTGAAATCCTGTCCCTGTCGCCAGAGCTGTTCTTCCGCCTGGATGGCGAGGGCGGGGTGCTGGCGCGGCCCATGAAGGGCACCGCGCCGCGCGGCCGTTCGGAGGCCGAGGATCGCCGCCTTCGGGAGGGGCTCTTCGCCTGCCCCAAGAATCGGGCGGAAAACGTCATGATCGTGGATTTGCTGCGCAGCGATCTGGGCCGCGTGGCCGAGCCCGGCAGCGTGCGCGCGCCCAGGCTTTTCCATGTGGAGGAGTACCCCACCCTGTTCCAGATGACCTCGGACGTGCGCGCGCGCCTGAAGCCGGACGCCGGGTTGGCCGAGGTCCTGCGCGCCCTGTTTCCGTGCGGCTCCATCACCGGAGCGCCCAAGATACGCGCCACGGAGCTGATACGCGAGCTGGAGCCGCAGCCGCGCGGGCTGTATTGCGGGGCCATAGGGCTGCTTGAGCCTTCGCCAGCGGGGCGCGTCCGGGGCTGCTTCAGCGTGCCCATCCGCACCATTCAGCTGGACCGCGAGAGCAGTCTGGCCCGGCTTGGCGTGGGCGGCGGCGTGACCTACGACTCGAACGCAGCGGGCGAATACGCCGAGTGCCTGACCAAGCTGCGCTTTGCTCTTGAGCCGCAGGCGGAATTCGAGCTCCTCGAGTCCCTGCTGCTGCGCAATGGCTGCTACCCGCTCTTGGAGTGGCATTTGGAGCGGCTTGCGCGGTCGGCCGGGCACTTCGGCTTCGTGTACGATGGCGCGGCGGTGCGGCGCGCGTTGGCGGAATTGGCGCGCAGACATCCGCGCGGACGCCTGAAGGCTAGGTTGCTGCTCCCGCGCGACGGGGCGCTGCGGTTCGAGGCCGCGCCGTTGTCCGGCGGGCGCTCGCGGGTGCGTCTGGGCTTTGCGCCAAGGCCAGTGGACGAGTCCGATGAACTGCTGGCGCACAAGACCACACGCCGCGATTTGTTCGAGGCGGCGTTGGCCTCGCGCCCGGATTGCGACGATGTGCTGCTGGTGAACCGGCGCGGCGAGGTGACCGAAAGCACGCGGGCCAGCCTGGTGCTGCTGCTTGATGGAGAGCTGGCGACGCCGCCCCTGCGCTGCGGCCTGTTGCCCGGCGTGTTTCGGGAACGGCTGCTTGCACGGGGGATTGCGCGGGAGCGCACGCTGACCCCGGACGATGTGCGGCGGGCCACGCGGGCATGGCTGGTGAACTCCGTGCGCTGGTGGATGGCGTGCGAGCTGGCGGGAGGCGTCGGCTAG
- a CDS encoding C-GCAxxG-C-C family protein, with protein MPGCSTVSPYCDPAAAGARARERFGSQPPLLCAESVLLACAEALGVRSPLLPRLATGFCSGLSRTDGPCGALAGAVMALGLALGRDGAEDELDQCYASVQEFRCFFLSRFGSDRCSEVCGCRLDTDEGRLAFGPSGARERCLDVVEQSAAQVLRILKDTLP; from the coding sequence ATGCCGGGCTGCAGCACTGTTTCTCCATATTGTGACCCCGCCGCCGCTGGCGCGCGTGCGCGCGAACGCTTCGGCTCGCAGCCCCCGCTGTTATGCGCGGAGTCCGTGCTCCTGGCCTGCGCCGAGGCACTGGGCGTCCGCTCCCCCTTGCTGCCCCGCCTGGCCACGGGGTTCTGCAGCGGCCTTTCCCGCACCGACGGCCCCTGTGGTGCGCTTGCCGGGGCTGTCATGGCCCTTGGCTTGGCCCTTGGACGCGATGGCGCGGAGGATGAGCTGGACCAGTGCTACGCCTCTGTGCAGGAATTTCGATGCTTTTTCTTGTCGCGCTTCGGGTCGGACCGCTGTTCCGAGGTCTGCGGCTGCCGCCTGGACACCGACGAGGGCCGTCTGGCCTTCGGCCCCAGCGGAGCCAGGGAACGCTGCCTGGACGTGGTGGAACAGAGCGCCGCCCAGGTGCTGCGCATCCTCAAGGACACCCTACCGTGA
- the rpmB gene encoding 50S ribosomal protein L28 — translation MSQTCDICGKHPSSGNNVSHANNRTRRRFLPNLQRVKTVLPSGEVRYVRACTRCIRSGAVVKPAPRPVVAA, via the coding sequence ATGTCCCAGACGTGCGATATTTGCGGCAAGCACCCCAGCTCCGGCAACAACGTGAGCCACGCCAACAACCGCACCCGGCGTCGTTTTCTGCCCAACCTGCAGCGCGTCAAGACCGTTCTTCCCTCCGGCGAAGTGCGCTACGTCCGCGCCTGCACCCGCTGCATCCGCAGCGGCGCGGTGGTGAAGCCCGCCCCCCGTCCGGTGGTTGCGGCCTAA
- a CDS encoding YceD family protein, which translates to MSELWIPLGDIPAEGREFHFTDQSLWTGPMKELRVPGAVRRPFEADMRIVPQDDGFLVTGGFSGSLIVPCGRCAEDFELALGGDFESFEAPDADEGLEGEGRLRMNAGQPEFDAGGYLWEQFILALPETPVCAEDCKGLCPTCGVNRNQTTCACSRDDGDPRLAVLRNLKLS; encoded by the coding sequence ATGAGCGAACTGTGGATCCCATTGGGCGACATCCCGGCCGAGGGCCGGGAATTTCATTTCACGGACCAGTCCCTGTGGACCGGGCCGATGAAGGAGCTGCGCGTTCCCGGCGCGGTGCGCCGTCCGTTCGAGGCCGACATGCGCATCGTCCCGCAGGACGACGGATTCCTGGTCACGGGCGGTTTCTCCGGATCGCTCATCGTGCCCTGCGGCCGCTGCGCCGAGGACTTCGAACTGGCGCTCGGCGGCGACTTCGAGAGTTTCGAAGCGCCGGACGCTGACGAAGGCCTTGAGGGCGAGGGCCGCCTGCGCATGAACGCCGGCCAGCCGGAGTTCGACGCCGGGGGCTACCTGTGGGAGCAGTTCATCCTCGCGCTTCCGGAGACCCCGGTCTGCGCCGAGGACTGCAAAGGGCTTTGCCCCACGTGCGGCGTGAACCGCAACCAGACAACCTGCGCCTGCAGCCGGGACGATGGCGACCCGAGGCTTGCGGTCCTGCGCAACTTGAAGCTATCATAA
- the rpmF gene encoding 50S ribosomal protein L32 encodes MALPKKKTSKSRKNMRRAHDHVATPNVVLCKCGEPVLPHRACSACGNYKDRQALTPANA; translated from the coding sequence ATGGCCCTGCCCAAGAAAAAGACCTCCAAGTCCCGCAAGAACATGCGCCGCGCCCACGACCACGTGGCCACCCCCAATGTCGTGCTGTGCAAGTGCGGCGAGCCCGTGCTGCCCCACCGCGCCTGCTCCGCCTGTGGCAACTACAAGGACCGCCAGGCCCTGACCCCCGCGAATGCTTGA
- the plsX gene encoding phosphate acyltransferase PlsX: MLEKAPRIAVDAMGGDIGPRVNVPAAVQAAREGINITLVGDEEILRGELARIDGADALPIDIRHASQVVEMEEKPSDALRRKKDSSIQVACQLVKEGLADGVVSAGNSGASVACGMFVLGRIKGVERPALASIMPTEKEPIVLLDVGANVDSKPFHLAQFGLMGDVLARDVLGVDKPRVGLLSIGEEEGKGNSTVKEAFDLLKQTKLNFVGNVEGRDIFTGDLDVAVCDGFVGNICLKLSEGLARSFGRVLKRELKRHMLSRMGAALSMRSLKNFAQMMDYAEYGGAPLLGLKSILIVCHGASNIKAVTNATRMAATFVERKAHEHLAAKLAAHSELGQFSRHKAS, encoded by the coding sequence ATGCTTGAGAAAGCGCCCCGCATAGCCGTTGACGCCATGGGGGGCGACATAGGCCCCAGGGTCAACGTGCCCGCCGCTGTGCAGGCCGCCCGCGAAGGAATCAACATCACCCTGGTGGGAGATGAAGAAATCCTTCGCGGCGAGCTTGCGCGCATTGACGGGGCCGACGCCCTGCCCATCGACATCCGCCACGCCTCCCAGGTGGTGGAGATGGAAGAAAAACCCTCCGATGCGCTCCGGCGCAAGAAGGATTCCTCCATTCAGGTGGCCTGCCAACTGGTGAAGGAAGGTCTGGCCGACGGCGTGGTCAGCGCGGGCAATTCCGGGGCGAGCGTCGCCTGCGGCATGTTCGTGCTCGGCCGCATCAAGGGCGTGGAGCGCCCGGCCCTGGCCAGCATCATGCCCACGGAGAAGGAGCCCATAGTGCTGCTGGACGTTGGCGCCAACGTGGACTCCAAGCCCTTCCACCTGGCCCAGTTCGGCCTCATGGGCGATGTGCTGGCGAGAGATGTGCTGGGCGTGGACAAACCCCGCGTGGGGCTCCTGTCCATCGGCGAGGAAGAAGGCAAGGGCAACAGCACGGTCAAGGAAGCCTTTGACCTGCTGAAGCAGACCAAGCTGAACTTCGTCGGCAACGTGGAGGGACGCGACATCTTCACCGGCGACCTTGACGTGGCCGTGTGCGACGGGTTCGTGGGCAACATCTGCCTCAAGCTCTCCGAAGGCTTGGCGCGCAGCTTCGGCCGCGTGCTCAAGCGCGAGCTGAAACGACACATGCTTTCCCGCATGGGCGCGGCGCTCTCCATGCGCTCGCTCAAGAACTTCGCCCAGATGATGGACTACGCGGAATACGGCGGCGCGCCGCTTCTGGGCCTGAAGAGCATCCTCATCGTCTGCCACGGGGCCAGCAACATCAAGGCCGTCACCAACGCAACGCGCATGGCCGCCACCTTTGTGGAACGAAAGGCCCACGAACACTTGGCCGCCAAACTCGCCGCCCACAGCGAACTCGGGCAGTTCAGCAGGCACAAGGCCTCTTAG
- a CDS encoding beta-ketoacyl-ACP synthase III, whose product MNTPCYIRAIGHCVPERILTNADFERMVDTNDEWIVTRTGIRERHVALNGETCVDLCLGASQAALAQAGMDAQELTHVIVGTFSADSVIPSAACMLSHRLGISGRMAMDLSAACSGFLYAVETARALLMLHPKAKILVAACDIVSSRVDYTDRSTCVLFGDGAGAVILTAEPGQGSSEVVDVLLAADGAVGDLLTVKGGGSGTPYKLNDAIRKDFFVEMNGREVYKHAVRNMSGICEEILTKHGLTDRDVDVFIPHQANLRIVEAVGKRLNLPEERVFTNLQKYGNTSAASVPLALSEAVGEGVIKPGHTVLLGTFGGGFTWGSALLRF is encoded by the coding sequence ATGAATACCCCCTGCTACATCCGCGCAATTGGCCACTGCGTGCCGGAGCGCATCCTCACCAATGCCGACTTCGAGCGCATGGTGGACACCAACGACGAATGGATCGTTACCCGGACCGGCATCCGTGAGCGCCACGTGGCCCTCAATGGCGAAACCTGCGTCGACCTCTGCCTCGGCGCCAGCCAGGCCGCCCTGGCCCAGGCGGGCATGGACGCCCAGGAACTCACCCATGTCATCGTGGGCACCTTTTCGGCCGACTCCGTCATCCCCTCGGCCGCGTGCATGTTGTCGCACAGGCTGGGCATCTCCGGCCGCATGGCCATGGACCTTTCCGCCGCCTGCTCGGGCTTCCTGTACGCGGTGGAGACCGCGCGGGCCCTGCTGATGCTGCACCCCAAGGCGAAAATCCTCGTGGCCGCCTGCGACATCGTGTCCTCCCGCGTGGACTACACCGACCGCAGCACCTGCGTGCTCTTCGGCGATGGCGCCGGTGCGGTGATCCTCACGGCGGAGCCGGGGCAGGGATCGAGCGAAGTGGTGGATGTGCTGCTCGCCGCGGACGGCGCCGTCGGCGACCTGCTGACCGTCAAGGGCGGCGGCTCGGGCACGCCGTACAAGCTGAATGACGCCATCCGCAAGGATTTTTTCGTGGAGATGAACGGCCGCGAGGTGTACAAGCACGCCGTGCGCAACATGAGCGGCATTTGTGAGGAAATACTCACAAAACACGGCCTCACCGACAGGGACGTGGACGTGTTCATCCCGCACCAGGCCAACCTGCGCATCGTGGAGGCCGTGGGCAAGCGCCTGAACCTGCCCGAAGAGCGTGTGTTCACCAACCTGCAGAAATATGGCAACACCTCCGCCGCGTCCGTGCCGCTGGCCCTTTCAGAGGCCGTGGGCGAAGGGGTCATAAAACCCGGACACACGGTGCTGCTGGGCACCTTTGGCGGCGGCTTCACCTGGGGTTCCGCCCTGTTGCGCTTCTAG
- the fabG gene encoding 3-oxoacyl-[acyl-carrier-protein] reductase — protein sequence MSDMPRVALVTGGSRGIGRACAERLAKDGFEVYLTYVSRPEEAEKTVAAIAEGGGEARAFRLDATSREAVSAFFAEEIKDKVELAALVNNAGITKDGLIIRMKDEDWDRVIQVNLTGAFACLREAAKIMVKQRSGRIINIASVVGQMGNAGQANYCAAKAGLIGLTKSAARELAGRGITVNAVTPGFVQTDMTAVLPEAVVSKMLESIPLGRLGSTEDIASAVSFLAGPGAGYVTGQILAVNGGMYM from the coding sequence ATGAGCGACATGCCCAGGGTTGCACTCGTCACCGGCGGTTCGCGCGGCATTGGCCGCGCCTGCGCCGAACGCCTGGCCAAGGACGGCTTCGAGGTCTACCTGACCTATGTCAGCCGCCCGGAAGAGGCCGAGAAGACCGTGGCCGCCATAGCCGAGGGCGGGGGCGAGGCCAGGGCCTTCCGTCTGGACGCCACCAGCCGCGAGGCCGTGAGCGCCTTTTTCGCCGAGGAGATCAAGGACAAGGTGGAGCTGGCCGCGCTGGTGAACAACGCGGGCATCACCAAGGACGGGCTCATCATCCGCATGAAGGACGAGGACTGGGACCGCGTCATCCAGGTGAATCTCACCGGCGCCTTCGCCTGTCTGCGCGAGGCCGCCAAGATCATGGTCAAGCAGCGTTCCGGCCGCATCATCAACATCGCCTCCGTGGTGGGGCAGATGGGCAACGCCGGCCAGGCCAACTACTGCGCCGCCAAGGCCGGCCTCATCGGGCTGACCAAAAGCGCCGCGCGCGAACTGGCGGGACGCGGCATCACCGTCAACGCCGTCACCCCTGGCTTTGTCCAGACCGACATGACTGCGGTGCTGCCCGAAGCCGTTGTTTCCAAAATGCTTGAGAGCATCCCCCTTGGCCGCCTGGGCTCGACCGAGGACATCGCAAGCGCCGTCTCGTTCCTGGCGGGACCTGGCGCGGGCTATGTCACCGGGCAGATCCTGGCCGTCAACGGCGGGATGTACATGTAA
- the acpP gene encoding acyl carrier protein, with product MSVAEKVKAIVVEQLGVSADEVKPEASFVEDLGADSLDLTELIMAMEEAFDIEIDDEEAQKILKVKDAIDYIEKHK from the coding sequence ATGTCCGTAGCCGAGAAAGTCAAAGCCATCGTCGTGGAGCAGCTGGGCGTTTCCGCCGACGAAGTGAAGCCCGAGGCCTCCTTTGTCGAGGATCTGGGAGCCGACTCCCTGGACCTCACCGAGCTGATCATGGCCATGGAAGAGGCTTTTGACATCGAGATCGATGACGAAGAGGCGCAGAAGATCCTCAAGGTCAAGGACGCCATCGACTACATCGAAAAGCACAAATAG
- the fabF gene encoding beta-ketoacyl-ACP synthase II, with protein sequence MNRVVVTAVAAITPLGNDSDASWENLLAGKSGIAKVSSFDATGHDTQIAGEVKGFDPTKYINAKSARRMEKFVQYAVASSKMLMERAGYSIPPEQGHRAGVIIGVGLGGLDGIEHQHQKLIDAGPGRITPFFIPTIIANMAAGMVSIEHGARGTNICTTTACASGTHAIGCAFSEIKLGRNDVMICGGAESTITPLAFAGFNAMKALSTRNDDPEHASRPFDKERDGFIMGEGCGLLLLESLEHAKARGAEILAEVVGFGASGDAYHMTAPPEDGSGAAIAMQKAVEEAGIALTEVDHINAHGTSTYLNDLCETRAIKTVFGAHAKNIVITANKGQTGHLLGAAGGVEAVFSVMTLTTGVIPGTVNQITPDPECDLDYCADGPRNKQVGYVLSNSFGFGGTNGCLLFKRYED encoded by the coding sequence ATGAACAGGGTTGTCGTCACGGCCGTGGCCGCCATCACCCCCCTTGGAAACGATTCTGATGCAAGCTGGGAGAACCTGCTGGCCGGAAAGTCCGGCATCGCCAAGGTTTCCAGCTTCGATGCGACCGGCCACGACACGCAGATCGCCGGTGAGGTGAAGGGCTTTGACCCCACCAAATACATCAACGCCAAGTCCGCGCGCCGCATGGAAAAATTTGTTCAGTACGCTGTGGCCTCCTCCAAAATGCTCATGGAACGCGCGGGGTACAGCATCCCGCCGGAACAGGGCCACAGGGCAGGGGTCATCATCGGCGTGGGCCTGGGAGGGCTGGACGGCATCGAGCACCAGCACCAGAAGCTCATCGATGCCGGTCCGGGGCGCATCACCCCCTTCTTCATCCCCACCATCATCGCCAACATGGCGGCGGGCATGGTCTCCATCGAGCACGGCGCGCGCGGCACCAACATTTGCACCACAACGGCCTGCGCCTCCGGAACGCACGCCATCGGCTGCGCGTTTTCGGAAATCAAGCTGGGCCGCAACGATGTCATGATCTGCGGCGGAGCCGAGAGCACCATCACCCCTCTGGCCTTCGCCGGGTTCAACGCCATGAAGGCGCTCAGCACCCGCAACGACGACCCCGAGCACGCTTCGCGCCCCTTCGACAAGGAGCGCGACGGCTTCATCATGGGCGAGGGCTGCGGCTTGCTGCTGCTGGAAAGCCTGGAACACGCCAAGGCGCGCGGGGCCGAGATTCTGGCCGAGGTGGTGGGCTTCGGCGCTTCCGGAGACGCCTACCACATGACCGCCCCGCCCGAGGACGGTTCCGGCGCGGCCATCGCCATGCAAAAGGCCGTGGAGGAGGCAGGCATAGCCCTGACCGAGGTGGACCACATCAACGCCCACGGCACCAGCACCTACCTGAACGACCTGTGCGAGACGCGCGCCATCAAGACCGTGTTCGGGGCGCACGCCAAGAACATCGTCATCACCGCCAACAAAGGCCAGACTGGGCATCTGCTCGGTGCGGCGGGCGGCGTGGAGGCCGTGTTCAGCGTCATGACGCTCACGACCGGCGTCATTCCCGGCACGGTGAACCAGATTACCCCGGACCCCGAATGCGACCTGGACTACTGCGCAGACGGGCCGAGGAACAAGCAGGTCGGCTACGTGCTCTCGAACTCCTTCGGGTTCGGCGGCACCAACGGCTGCCTGCTCTTCAAGCGCTACGAGGACTAA
- the glyA gene encoding serine hydroxymethyltransferase translates to MEELFIQDPEIAAAVAGEIDRQVGKLELIASENFTSTAVRQAMGSVLTHKYAEGYPGKRYYGGCEFVDQVEELARERAKQLFGAGYANVQPHSGSQANMAVYFAACKPGDTVLGMNLAHGGHLTHGSPVNFSGKLYNMVSYGVSQDTQTIDYDELEKTAKETKPRMIIAGASAYPRVIDFKRFRKIADEVGAVLMVDMAHIAGLIAAELHPNCIEHAHFTTTTTHKTLRGPRGGMILASEDQTKVLNSQIFPGIQGGPLMHVIAAKAVAFGEALQPGFKQYQEQVVKNAGALAGYLKDAGFDLVSGGTDNHLMLVDLRSKKITGKDAEIALDKAGITVNKNGIPFDTTPPTVTSGIRIGTPALTTRGMIEEDMLAVAEAITAALDNMDNDSVLDEIRLEVEDFAREFPLFAW, encoded by the coding sequence ATGGAAGAACTCTTCATCCAGGATCCGGAGATCGCCGCCGCTGTCGCGGGGGAAATCGACCGGCAAGTCGGCAAGCTCGAACTCATCGCCTCGGAGAACTTCACCTCCACGGCGGTGCGCCAGGCCATGGGCAGCGTGCTCACCCACAAGTACGCGGAAGGTTATCCCGGCAAGCGCTACTACGGCGGCTGCGAATTCGTGGACCAGGTGGAGGAGCTTGCCCGCGAGCGCGCCAAGCAGCTCTTCGGCGCCGGCTACGCCAACGTGCAGCCCCACTCCGGCTCCCAGGCCAACATGGCCGTGTACTTCGCCGCGTGCAAGCCCGGCGACACCGTGCTCGGCATGAACCTGGCCCACGGCGGCCACCTTACCCACGGCAGCCCGGTGAACTTCTCCGGCAAGCTGTACAACATGGTCTCCTATGGCGTCTCCCAGGACACCCAGACCATCGACTACGACGAGCTGGAAAAGACCGCCAAGGAGACCAAGCCCCGCATGATCATCGCCGGGGCCAGCGCCTATCCGCGCGTCATCGACTTCAAGCGCTTCCGGAAAATCGCCGACGAGGTGGGCGCGGTGCTCATGGTGGACATGGCCCACATCGCGGGCCTCATCGCCGCCGAGCTGCACCCCAACTGCATCGAGCACGCGCACTTCACCACCACCACCACCCACAAGACCCTGCGCGGCCCCCGCGGCGGCATGATCCTCGCCTCAGAGGACCAGACCAAGGTGCTGAACTCGCAAATCTTCCCCGGAATCCAGGGCGGCCCGCTCATGCACGTCATCGCGGCCAAGGCAGTGGCCTTCGGCGAGGCCCTGCAGCCTGGCTTCAAGCAGTACCAGGAGCAGGTGGTCAAGAACGCCGGGGCCCTGGCAGGGTATCTCAAGGACGCCGGCTTCGACCTCGTGTCCGGCGGCACGGACAACCACCTCATGCTGGTGGACCTGCGCAGCAAGAAGATCACCGGCAAGGACGCGGAGATCGCCCTGGACAAGGCGGGCATCACCGTGAACAAGAATGGCATTCCCTTCGACACCACGCCGCCCACCGTGACCTCCGGCATCCGCATCGGCACCCCGGCCCTCACCACTCGCGGCATGATCGAAGAGGACATGCTGGCCGTGGCCGAGGCCATCACCGCCGCGCTGGACAACATGGACAACGACTCCGTGCTCGATGAAATCCGCCTGGAGGTGGAGGACTTCGCCCGCGAGTTCCCCCTCTTCGCCTGGTAG
- a CDS encoding deoxycytidylate deaminase, with product MSERIPWPVYFMRIAHLVAERSTCLRRKVGAVAVRDKRMIATGYNGTPTNVPHCAEVGCIRERLGIPSGQRHELCRGLHAEQNVIIQCALHGLSLAGAEIYCTTEPCLICTKMLINCQVKAIYFAESYPDELANAMLKEAGVEHAHMPGDYRNS from the coding sequence ATGAGCGAACGCATCCCCTGGCCCGTCTACTTCATGCGCATCGCGCACCTGGTGGCCGAGCGCTCCACCTGCCTGCGCAGGAAGGTTGGCGCGGTGGCCGTGCGCGACAAGCGCATGATCGCCACAGGCTACAACGGCACCCCCACAAACGTGCCCCACTGCGCCGAGGTCGGCTGCATCCGCGAGCGCCTGGGCATTCCGTCCGGACAGCGGCACGAGCTGTGTCGAGGCCTGCACGCAGAGCAGAACGTCATCATCCAGTGCGCCCTGCACGGGCTGTCCTTGGCCGGCGCTGAAATATACTGCACCACCGAGCCCTGTCTCATCTGCACCAAGATGCTCATCAACTGCCAGGTCAAGGCCATCTATTTCGCCGAGTCCTACCCGGACGAACTGGCCAACGCCATGCTCAAGGAAGCGGGGGTGGAACATGCCCACATGCCTGGGGACTACCGGAACTCCTGA